A region of the Gallaecimonas mangrovi genome:
ACCCAGTAGGCGACAAAGGTAATAATAAACAAGGCCTTGGTATCCTTGTAACCCCGCAGCGCCCCACCTGCGACCACTTGGAAGGCATCCGGCAGCTGGTATATGGCAGCCAGCAAAATAAGGTGGCTGGCAAGCGCCAGTACCGCTAAGTCGTCGGAATAGAGTGTCACAATGTATTTGCTAAAAAGCACCGTGAGTACGCAGGTGGTGGCCGCCATGGCGACCCCCATAATAAATCCGCTATAACAGACGCGCCGCGCCGCATCCGGTTGGCCTTCGCCCATGGTATGGCCAATACGAATGGTAACCGCCAAGGCCAGGCTCATCGGGAACATAAAGACGATAGAGCTGAAATTAATGGCAATTTGATGCCCGGCCACCACCACGGCCCCAAGGGGAGCCAGCAGCAGCGCCACCACTGCAAACAAGGTCACTTCAAAGAAAAAGGCCAGTGCCATGGGAATGCCGATTTTGGCCAGATGCACTATGACCTTGAAGTCGGGTTTATACAGTTGCCGGTAAAGCCCCAGGTGCGTAAAGCGCTTGCTAAACACGGTATAGAGCCAAATGGCCGCCAGCATAAACCACATCACCAGTGCGGTGGCGAGGCCACAGCCGGCACCCCCTAACTTCGGTAACCCGAACAGGCCATGGATAAACACATAGTTCGCCGGAATGTTCACCAACAGCCCTAAAAAGCCAATCACCATGGTAGGAATAGTGTGGCTCATGCCTTCCACATAACTGCGCAAGCTGTTGTATAGCGCAAAGGCCGGTAGCCCCAGGCAGATAAAGTCGACATAGAGCCGGGTTTTATCGGCAAGGGCCGGGGCAACATCCATCACCTGTAGCACCCGTGGTGCCAGCGGCGCCAGGCAAAGGACCAAGAGGGTTATGCCCATCGCCAGCCAGGCACCTTGCTGGGTAATAGGGGCAATGGCCGCGTCGTCTTTGGCACCATGGTGATTGGCCACCATCGGCGTTAGCGCCATGCAGATGCCAAGAATAAACAGCGCCATCGGCCACCACAGGCTGGCACCTACCGCAACAGCGGCCATGTCATTGGCACTGACCTGGCCTGCCATCACGGTATCGACAAGGCTCATCAGCGTTTGTGCCAATTGGGCTATGAGGATAGGTATTGCAAGGCGAGTTAACCGCGCCATTTCCTTGAACATATCGACTGACTGACAACGCTTGAGACGAACCAGGCGCGCATTGTAAGTGATTGGCGGCGATAATGCCGCCAATTACAATAAATTAACCGGCGTGATAGAGGCTATCGAGCAGTTTGCGCTCGAACTCGGTCATGGTGCGGTCGGCCTGGTCGCTGTTGTCACCTAACGACAGGCTGGAGCTCATCAGTACAAACAGGTAGCGCTGGCCAGAGGCGGCGGTAAAAAAGCCGGCCAGGTTCATTGAGCCATTAAGGGTGCCGGTTTTGGCCTTAAGGTTACCGCGTAGCGGCGCTTTCATGACGCTGTGGCGGTATTTTAAGGTGCCGGTTTTACCGGCCAGTGGCAGGCCCTTGTAGGTCGCAAGCTCGGTGTGATGGCCAAGATACTTGAGCACGGCGGCCAGTTCTGCCGGGCTAACCAGGTTATCCCGTGACAAGCCTGAGCCATCGACCAAGGTTGCCGGTTTTAAGGTCAGGCCAATTTTCTTGGCAAGAATGTCTTTTACTTCCCGCACCCCTAGGGCAAAGGTACCGGGCAGGCCGGTTTTGCGGCCCAAGGTTTTCCCCAGGTTGTTGGCGTAGAGGTTATCTGACTCGGTGAGCATGTGCTCAATCAGCGCTGACAGCGGCGCCGAGTGGGTCACCGCTAAACGCTGCCACTGGCCACTGGCGTTATCTTGGCGGCGAATATCGCCAGCAAAGTGAATGTTGTAGCGCTTAAGTTCGTTCTTGATGGCAGCGGCAATGTAGGCCGCGGTGTCATTAACAGCGAAATTGAGCGGCCACACCGCCCGCTCGTTGGTGACGCAGCCATGCAGGTGGTAGTGGTTGCCTGGGCCGCGGTCGAGCTGCAATTCACACAAGTTTTGCTGCTGCTGGTCTTGGGTAACGGCAACCACGTCGTCGGTTACTGACACCGGTTGGAAAGAGGGCACGTAAAAGCGGGTTTTTTGGCCAGCCGCGCCGACACTGAGGCTGGCGGCTACGCAGTTGTGCTCAAAGGTCAGTGCCGACGACGGAGCGCTATAGCAAACACCCAGGTTGTCCCAGGGCCAGCCTGGGCCGCGCTCGTAACCGGCAAAGGCACTGCCATCGAGCAGAATGTCGCCGTCGATGGTATGAATGCCTTGGCCTTTTAAGGCTTGCAGTAAGGCACCAAGCTGGGCGCGGTTAAAATCGGGGGCACCGCTAAAAACCAGCCGTAAATCGCCTTGCCATTGGCCAGCGTGCAGTTGGCCGCGGCCGTCAATACGGGTATCGAAACGGTAGTTGTCACCCAGTTCCAGCTCGGCGGCCAGGGAGGTAAACAGTTTTTGGGTACTGGCCGGTGCCAGCAGTAACTGGCTGTTGTGCTCTATGCTCAAATGGCCTTTGTCTAAAGGCTCAACAATCAGTGCTACCTGGCTACCGGCAGGGCGATGGTTAATGATGCTTTGCCAGGTTGCGCCGACAGATGAAAAACTGAAAAGTAACAAAATAAAAGAAAGGCAATAACGCATGAAAAATGGTTCCTTTTTAGTGCCGGCTCATCATGCCACGTTAGCGCCTGTCATGGTAATGTGAGGCGATGGACAATCCCCTTAACAGCGACATACTGCACTTTTTGGCCGAGCACCCGGAAGGCATCAGTGAATACGATTTGCTGCGGGGCCTGGCCGAACACCCTTTTCTGGTGTCACTCGATTGTGGTGGCGACTTGGGGCTTTTTCGTCGCCATTTTGCCCTGATGAATGGCCTTTATGGGCTGCGCCAGCAGCTGTTTGAAGAAGGCTGGAGCCTGTTCATCAGCGCCCTGCATATCCGTTTAGTGCCCAGCAGCGGTAGTGGCGAAAGCCAGTGCTTGGCGCTTGACGACCCCTTAGCCAGCTATTACCTCGACTGGCAAGAATTCGACAACACCGGCGAAGACGAAGTCAAAGCCCTGTTAAACGGTTTTTGGACCCGCTTTGACGCCTTTGAGCACCAAGCCCAGGCCTTAAGCGATTTAGGGCTGGATGAAGATGCCGACTGGCGTATGATCAAGCGCCGTTATCGCAGCTTGGCCGCGCAGCATCACCCTGATAAGGGAGGCCGCAGCCAAGACTTTATTCGTATTCGCCGCGCCTTTGAACAACTGGCGCGGCTTCGAGGCAAAGGAGCCTGAATGTTTACCGGCATCGTGCAGGGTAAAGGCCAAGTGCTGGCTGTCACCGAAAAAAACGATTTTCGCACCCACGTGGTGCGCTTTCCCAGCGAGCTGCTGGGCGGCTTGGAACTGGGGGCGTCGGTTGCCCACAATGGTTGCTGCTTAACGGTAACTAAGGTTGAGGGTAGCGACGTGAGCTTTGACCTCATCAAAGAAACCTTAAAGGTCACCAATCTTGGCGCCTTACAGGTTGGCGACGAGGTTAACCTGGAGCGAGCTGCCCGTTTTGGCGACGAAATTGGTGGCCACAGTATGTCCGGTCATATTCATTGCCTGGCAACCTTGGCAGAGATCATTGAAACCCCAGACAACCGCATTTTGCGTTTTAGCCTGCCGAGCGCCTGGCGCAAATATGTGCTGCATAAGGGCTATATCGGTATCGACGGTATTTCGCTGACCGTTGGCACGCTTTTCGACGACGGTTTTGAGGTCAATCTCATTCCCGAAACCTTAGCGCGTACCACCCTTGGGCAAAAGCCGCTGAGAGCTGCTATCAATATAGAGATAGATCCCCAGACCCAAGCCATAGTGGACACCGTGGAACGGGTCTTGGCACAGCGTTAGATGCTGCGAAGGCAGCATCACGACACGGAGAGTGAAACGATGCTGTCTGCGACCCAAAGCACGACTTCTGCTACGGCGGCTTATTCCGCCACCGCCAGTACGGCTAATGCCATCTCTGCTTTTAACAGCAGCGATGACACCGATACTGACGCCACCAATACCGTAACCAATGACGACACTGCCAGCAGTGACAGCGATACTGATAGCACCATTGCCGAATTAACGGCGCGGGTGCGCCGGTTGGAACAACAGGCGCGGCTGCTGGAAGACCGCATCTCTGCGGTTGAGGCCCGTAACGACGACGCCTATTTGGCGCAGTTGCAATCAATGCAGGAGCAATTGGCCCAGATAAATGCCAATTTAATTGATGCCTACGCGCAACTGGCCGACCAGCTTAAACAGCAAGGGGAAAGTAGCAGCGGCAGCTTGCTATCAACCACCGCTTAAAGCGGCTTTTTTTAAAGCGTTAAGCCAGGCGGCCCAGGGCAAAAATACTGTCTACCACCTGCTGGTTGGCGATGGAGTCATCGAGCGACACGCCAGGCCGCTGTTCACCGCTAACCGCTTGGCAGAAGTTATCAACCATCGCCAAGTAATGGTCGCTGTTGCCGAAAAAGCGTGTTTCAAGGTGGCTGCTTTTTTCGGTGTACACATCAACGCGGGCACCATGGGGGCCATCCATGGGGTTAAAAGGCGCGTCCATTTCAATGCGGCCAAACTCGCCATGAAAGCTCATGCGCTGGCTGCGCTCTTGCTGGGTGCCGCAATAGAGGTTGGCGCGAGTGCCGTTAAAGTCGAGGTTGGCATCCACAAAGCGGTCAATGCCGTAGTCGGGATCTTGTTCAATATAGGCATCAATGAGCCTCGGCTGGCCCAAGGTCATGCGGCCCGCAATGATGGGGTAAACCCCAACGTCACGCAGGCCGCCGCCACCCATGTCGGGGTGGTTACGAAAGTCGCCGTCTTTTTTATTGAAATAGGTAAAGTGGCCGCTGACTTTATAAATGCGGCCCAGCTTGTTTTCAGCAAGCAGGCTTTTAACCCATTGCCATTGCGGGTGAAAGGCAATCATGAAAGCTTCCATCACCACCTTGCCGGCTTCGCTTGCCGCCGCTTTCACCGCTTCTATTTCTTCGGTTTTAAGTGCCATCGGCTTTTCCACCAGCACATGTTTACCGGCAGCAAGGGCTTTTAAGGTCCACTGCACATGTAAATGGCTGGGCAGCGGAATATAAACCGCATCAATCTCGGGGCTATCCAATAGCGCTTGGTAGCTGTCAAAAGCAAAACGCGCCCCTTGCTCGGCGACATAGCGCTGGGCGGTTTCAAGATCGCGGCTGGCCACCGCCATTAGCGTGCAGTGTTTGGATTTATGAATGGCTGGCAACACAAACTTGTGGCCAATTTTTGCCGTACTTAACACGCCAAAGCGCAACATGGCTAACTCCCCGTTGGTGGTATCTGCCCACCCTAACGGCGGGCTTATAGAAAATAAAGCTAAGCCGGGTTGGGCGGCGGGGTGTCTTTGCTGGGCGGCTCTTGGCCTTCGATGAAAAGCGTGCGGGTAGGGTAGGCGAAATCAATGCCTTCTTTGGCAAACAGCCGCACCATGGCGAGGTTAATTTGCTGGTGCGCATCCATATAGGCGATGTAGTCGGCTTTTTTTACCCAATACACCACTTCAAACTCGTAAGCACTGTCGCCAAAATTACAAAAATGCGCCCGGTCAAAACGCAGCACTTCTATGTTTTCAATGATGTTTTTAACCATGGTTGGCAGCTGTTCTAACTGCTCGGGCGGGGTTTGGTAGGTCACGCCAAACTGAAACAAAATACGCCGTTCGCGCATCCGTTTGTAGTTGCGGATCTCAAGGCCCAACAGCTTGTTGTTGGAAAAAACAATTTGCTCGCCAGAAAGGCTGCGAATACGGGTGGTTTTAAGGCCAATGCTCTCAACGGTGCCGCTTAAGGTTTCCACCACAATGAAATCGCCCAGCACAAAGGGCTTATCAACGACGATAGAAATCGAGGCAAACAGGTCACCCAGAATGTTTTGTACCGCCAAGCCCACGGCGATACCGCCCACGCCTAAACCGGCTACCAGCGCGGAAATATTGACCCCAAGGTTATCGAGGGTAAACAGCAATAGCAGTGTCCACACCACCATGGCGCCAAGAAAACGAAAGGCGGCAACATTGGTCATGGCGCCGGGGCTGGCTTGGTAGCGGCTGGATTTTTGGGTGCTTTCAACGGCGGCGTAAAGTGCCGCGGTTAGCCACAAGCCCAGTTGAATGAAGGCGCTAAAGACAGTGACGCCTCGCACCAGGTTTTCTACCCGCTGTGGAAATTGCAGGTAATGAAAGGAAAAGCTGATGGCAAACAGCAGCACCAGGGTAAAGCGGGTAGCGGCCAGTACTTTATAAACAATGCGGGCAAACTTGTTTTCAACATGGCCCATGGCACGGCCGACTTTTGATTTGAGCAGCCATTTAAGGCCCAGCACCGCCAAGACAATGAGCAGCGCCATGGTAAGCGCCGCTGCCCAATCGTAAAGCGGATTGCCGATAAAGTCGTGTTTTAAAAAGGCCAGTTTTTCGAACATGCTTGCTCCATCGCCCAATGGCTAAGTATTAAAGCTAATGTCCTGATGTTGCTGGGTAAAGTTAATCCATGGCCGCCAGTAAGTTTCGGCACAGCCGCACGAAATCAGACGAGGTCAAAATTCCCACCAGCTTGCCGTTATCGCTGACAACCGGCAGGCAGCCATGGCGGTGTTTTAAGAAGAAATCGGTGACCGCCAATAAGGGGGTGTCGGGGGTAACGGTGGCGCATTCGGTTTCCACCAATTCGGATACCGGGCTTTGCCCTTCGCGTCGCTCCAGGGCATTGGCGCCATAGGTGGCCAGCAGGTTAATGACGGTGGCTATCATGCGCTTTTGGGTCAACATGCCGACAAATTGCTCACCGTCCATGATGGGCAGGTGGCGAATGCCCTTGTCACGGGTCAGGCTGTGGGCGTCTTTAAGGGTGGCGTTAAAGGGCAGGGTAACCAAGTCTTTGGTCATAATATCAGCGGCGGTATGCATAAAGGCCTCCTTGAAAACCGGTATTGAAAAACGTTACAGCCTGGCTAGCGATGATCTAAAACAAGGCCGCTGGCATTAGCTGCTAAGACTGTAGCCACTCAAGATGGCGCTGCAAAGCAACAATATTGCCGCGCCGGTCAGTAACCATTGCGCGGCCAGGGTTTTGTGCGCTTTTAGTAAGGCAGCAAGCAGCAGGCACACTAGTGCTGCTGCCAGCGGCCAATAAAGGCTTGTGGCAGTTATGCCGTATTTATCGAGATGCCCGCCCCAAAGGCCAAGCCCCCACTGGCCGGCAATGAACAGCGTCAATGCCTGGCCGCCAGCCAGCCCCCATGCCCAGGCGCTTCCTTGCCAGCGATATAGACAAACCAGCCCCCAATACATCAGCGCCAGGCAGCACGCCAAGGCGAAGAGGTGCTGGGAGCGGTAGGGCGGTGCATAGAGGCTGTCATTAACGTTATCGCGCAGCTGGTAAAAGGCGCCATCAATCGTGGGGTAGAGCCAGGCGTTATAAAGCACCAAAGCCAGGGCCACAGTGGCAACGGCCAGCAAGTAGCGGCCTAAAATGGTTTTGGATTGTGGCTGGCTTAGCACCAATAGTGGCGCTGCCAGCATTAATGCCGGCAGCATTAATAGCGCGCTGCTAAAGCCCATGGGGCCACCGGTGTCGGTGCCGCTATTAAGGTTGGCAACACTAAACACCGTTAACAGCGCCGCTAATGCAAGGCCGGCTGATTTGGCTGTGGCCCGGGCGAAAGTGGCGAATGTTGTGTGTGGCATTTATTCGTAAGCGTCAAAAAAGCCTTTGGGAATAAGCAGGTTATGGCGGCCAACTTCGCTTAACTGCCGCTCGCCACAAAGCGCCATGGAAATATCTAACTCTTTTTGCATCACTTCTAAGGCTTTAGTGACCCCCGCTTCACCCATGGCGCCAAGGCCATAAATGTAAGCGCGACCCGCCATGCAGCCGTCGGCGCCAAGCGCCATGGCTTTTAAAATATCCTGGCCGGAGCGAATACCCGAGTCCATATAGACCTCGGTTCTACCGCCGACGGCGGCGAGAATGCTGGGCAGCATCCGAATAGACGACAAGGCACCGTCGAGCTGCCGGCCACCGTGGTTAGAGACAATAATGGCGTCAGCGCCAAAGTCGGCGGCGCGGCGGGCGTCGTCTTCGTCGAGAATGCCTTTAAGAATGAGTTTGCCGCCCCACATGTCACGGATGGCAGCAATTTTGTCCCAGTCGAGTTTGGGGTCGAA
Encoded here:
- a CDS encoding mechanosensitive ion channel family protein — encoded protein: MFEKLAFLKHDFIGNPLYDWAAALTMALLIVLAVLGLKWLLKSKVGRAMGHVENKFARIVYKVLAATRFTLVLLFAISFSFHYLQFPQRVENLVRGVTVFSAFIQLGLWLTAALYAAVESTQKSSRYQASPGAMTNVAAFRFLGAMVVWTLLLLFTLDNLGVNISALVAGLGVGGIAVGLAVQNILGDLFASISIVVDKPFVLGDFIVVETLSGTVESIGLKTTRIRSLSGEQIVFSNNKLLGLEIRNYKRMRERRILFQFGVTYQTPPEQLEQLPTMVKNIIENIEVLRFDRAHFCNFGDSAYEFEVVYWVKKADYIAYMDAHQQINLAMVRLFAKEGIDFAYPTRTLFIEGQEPPSKDTPPPNPA
- a CDS encoding MATE family efflux transporter, producing the protein MFKEMARLTRLAIPILIAQLAQTLMSLVDTVMAGQVSANDMAAVAVGASLWWPMALFILGICMALTPMVANHHGAKDDAAIAPITQQGAWLAMGITLLVLCLAPLAPRVLQVMDVAPALADKTRLYVDFICLGLPAFALYNSLRSYVEGMSHTIPTMVIGFLGLLVNIPANYVFIHGLFGLPKLGGAGCGLATALVMWFMLAAIWLYTVFSKRFTHLGLYRQLYKPDFKVIVHLAKIGIPMALAFFFEVTLFAVVALLLAPLGAVVVAGHQIAINFSSIVFMFPMSLALAVTIRIGHTMGEGQPDAARRVCYSGFIMGVAMAATTCVLTVLFSKYIVTLYSDDLAVLALASHLILLAAIYQLPDAFQVVAGGALRGYKDTKALFIITFVAYWVIGLPTGYTLAMTNLVTPAMGASGFWIGFIAGLTSAAVMLVLRVRVLHQRRAQAQIPLEIVA
- the dacB gene encoding D-alanyl-D-alanine carboxypeptidase/D-alanyl-D-alanine endopeptidase, with translation MRYCLSFILLLFSFSSVGATWQSIINHRPAGSQVALIVEPLDKGHLSIEHNSQLLLAPASTQKLFTSLAAELELGDNYRFDTRIDGRGQLHAGQWQGDLRLVFSGAPDFNRAQLGALLQALKGQGIHTIDGDILLDGSAFAGYERGPGWPWDNLGVCYSAPSSALTFEHNCVAASLSVGAAGQKTRFYVPSFQPVSVTDDVVAVTQDQQQQNLCELQLDRGPGNHYHLHGCVTNERAVWPLNFAVNDTAAYIAAAIKNELKRYNIHFAGDIRRQDNASGQWQRLAVTHSAPLSALIEHMLTESDNLYANNLGKTLGRKTGLPGTFALGVREVKDILAKKIGLTLKPATLVDGSGLSRDNLVSPAELAAVLKYLGHHTELATYKGLPLAGKTGTLKYRHSVMKAPLRGNLKAKTGTLNGSMNLAGFFTAASGQRYLFVLMSSSLSLGDNSDQADRTMTEFERKLLDSLYHAG
- a CDS encoding Gfo/Idh/MocA family protein; the encoded protein is MLRFGVLSTAKIGHKFVLPAIHKSKHCTLMAVASRDLETAQRYVAEQGARFAFDSYQALLDSPEIDAVYIPLPSHLHVQWTLKALAAGKHVLVEKPMALKTEEIEAVKAAASEAGKVVMEAFMIAFHPQWQWVKSLLAENKLGRIYKVSGHFTYFNKKDGDFRNHPDMGGGGLRDVGVYPIIAGRMTLGQPRLIDAYIEQDPDYGIDRFVDANLDFNGTRANLYCGTQQERSQRMSFHGEFGRIEMDAPFNPMDGPHGARVDVYTEKSSHLETRFFGNSDHYLAMVDNFCQAVSGEQRPGVSLDDSIANQQVVDSIFALGRLA
- a CDS encoding CBS domain-containing protein; this encodes MHTAADIMTKDLVTLPFNATLKDAHSLTRDKGIRHLPIMDGEQFVGMLTQKRMIATVINLLATYGANALERREGQSPVSELVETECATVTPDTPLLAVTDFFLKHRHGCLPVVSDNGKLVGILTSSDFVRLCRNLLAAMD
- a CDS encoding riboflavin synthase subunit alpha, whose product is MFTGIVQGKGQVLAVTEKNDFRTHVVRFPSELLGGLELGASVAHNGCCLTVTKVEGSDVSFDLIKETLKVTNLGALQVGDEVNLERAARFGDEIGGHSMSGHIHCLATLAEIIETPDNRILRFSLPSAWRKYVLHKGYIGIDGISLTVGTLFDDGFEVNLIPETLARTTLGQKPLRAAINIEIDPQTQAIVDTVERVLAQR
- a CDS encoding DNA-J related domain-containing protein, with protein sequence MDNPLNSDILHFLAEHPEGISEYDLLRGLAEHPFLVSLDCGGDLGLFRRHFALMNGLYGLRQQLFEEGWSLFISALHIRLVPSSGSGESQCLALDDPLASYYLDWQEFDNTGEDEVKALLNGFWTRFDAFEHQAQALSDLGLDEDADWRMIKRRYRSLAAQHHPDKGGRSQDFIRIRRAFEQLARLRGKGA